Genomic window (Cucumis sativus cultivar 9930 chromosome 2, Cucumber_9930_V3, whole genome shotgun sequence):
TCCTAAGAATCAGAGAGGAAGGGAggatgaaaaaatatatacacacaatagatatacatttatttttatagataaGTTAATTTATGTCATATATGTTCTTAAACATTTCTACAATTACGTGCATGAGATATTTATGATCAAATtcaaggtatatatatatttagtaataaagaacaaatagaaactaagctaaatttgtattattgatTCTAAGTGGATTTAAAGTACCACCAAACTCCTGTCAATTTGCTTTTATTGCCAAGTGAGTTTGGAGTGAAATCTTTGGTTTatgaaattatgtttttgttagAATCTTCTTGTTTAGGAATCAAATTCTATATTgctttataatattattaaaatttaacccAAAGTCTCCATTTCATGTATAGAAAGTGAAAATTGTGGTGGCCAATCTCACCTTGCACACTGATTACAATGTCGAGTAGTGTTGTATCTGAGATTCAAAGTGCAGAACCTGCCGAGGTGACAGTTGACGATGCGTGTCCGATCAAGCAGGTCGATATTACGGTACCCAAAACCGATGACCCCAACTTGCCAGTTCTCACATTCAGAATGTGGATTTTGGGGATTGCGGCTTGTGTAATACTCTCGTTTGTGAACCAGTTTTTCTGGTACAGATCGAACCCACTGTCGGTATCTTCTATTGCTGCACAAATTGCTGTTGTGCCTCTTGGTCATTTGCTGGCCAAGACGCTTCCAACTCAACAATTTTTCAAAGGCACACGGTTTGAGTTTACTATGAATCCTGGACCCTTCAATATAAAGGAGCATGTTCTGATTACTATTTTTGCCAATTCTGGTGCTGGCTCTGTTTATGCTACGCATATTTTGACTGCTGTTAAGCTTCTTTACAAGAGACAACTCACTTTTGTTCCTGCTTTGCTCATCATGTTCACTACTCAGGTGATATGAACGTTTTTTCATTGtggaaaatattgaaatggtTGTTATGATCTATTTGTATTATGATGTTCGTAACATTATATGTTCCTTGTTATTGTAGATTCTTGGATTCGGTTGGGCTGGGATTTTTAGGAAATATTTAGTCGAACCAGGGGAGATGTGGTGGCCATCTAATTTGGTTCAAGTCTCATTGTTTAGGTGATGGTTTAATTATCATCATCCTCTATTTGActaattttgttgaatgaaGCTTATATTCTTTGCTTTCATGTAAGATTTCTCATTGATTAAGTGGACTTTTGAGATTTGTAGAGCTCTGCACGATAAGGAAAAAAGACCAAAACGAAGCACAACTCGCACACAATTCTTCCTCTTGGCCATGATTTGCAGCTTTGCTTACTATGTTTTTCCTGGCTATCTTGTCATGATGCTCACCTCTTTCTCATGGCTTTGTTGGTTTAATTCCAACTCTCTCTTGCTTCATCAAGTGGGTTCTGGCATGAATGGCCTTGGACTTGGTGCATTTGGTATAGATTGGTCTACGATTTCATCATACCTTGGAAGTCCTTTAGCCAGTCCTTGGTTTGCCACTGCCAATGTTGCTGTTGGGTTTGTTATTGTGATGTATGTCATGACACCCCTTAGTTATTGGTTAAATGTGTATGGGGCCAAAAGGTTTCCTATATATTCAAGCAGCCTTTTCATGGCGAATGGTCATGAATACAATATTTCAAGCATAGTCAATTCAAATTTCCATCTTGATCGAGGGGTTTACAGCACAACTGGGCCCGTAAATCTCAGTACCTTCTTTGCTTTGACCTATGGTCTTGGATTTGCTACACTTTCTGCTACTGTTATGCATGTCTTTCTCTTCAATGGAAGGTAGATAACCTCTCAGCAAAACTTGGacaaattaattgtttgtgGAACCTTTTCTAATTTGATACATATTACGTGTAGGGAGTTGTTGAACCAAAGTATGAGTGCATTTGGTGGGAAGAGAAAAATTGACATCCACACAAAACTTATGCAAGCTTATAAACAAGTACCAACATGGTGGTTCATCATCATCCTTATATTGAACATTGCACTCTCCGTTTTTGCTTGTCAATATTACAATGCCTCACTTCAATTGCCTTGGTGGGGTGTACTCTTAGCTTGTTTCATTGCCTTATTTTTCACACTTCCCATTGGCATCATTAATGCTACCACAAACCAGGTGAACCATGGAACACCAATCCAAACTACAAATGTTTTGTAATTGTACGGAACCTTGTCTAAGTGATTgatgtttttcttgtttgtagGCACCTGGTTTGAACATTATTACAGAATACATTATTGGTTATGCATATCCCGAACGCCCGGTGGCCAACATGTGTTTCAAGGTGTATGGATATATTAGCATGACACAAGCTCTAACATTCGTGTCTGACTTTAAGCTTGGTCATTACATGAAGATTCCACCCAGAACAATGTTCATGGCTCAGGTGAATTTTCTACAACATTGGCtaattaaaatgtcaaatatagtAACCAAGTGTGTGAAGTTGCTCATAGCAAACAATCTCTATTGTAGGTTGTAGGGACAATCATAGCAGTGTTTGTTTACATTGGAACTGCTTGGTGGTTGATGGGATCAATTCAAGATCTGTGTGACACCAACCTGTTACCAGAAAACAGCCCATGGACTTGTCCAATGGATCGAGTGTTTTTCGATGCATCTGTAATATGGGGACTTGTGGGGCCTCGTAGAATCTTTGGAGACCTTGGAGAATATGGAGCTGTGAATTGGTTCTTCCTTGGTGGAGCAATTGCCCCTTTGCTTGTATGGATTGCACACAAGATGTTTCCTAACAAAACATGGATTCGCCTCATCCACATGCCAGTTCTGTTGGGTGCTACGGCGATGATGCCACCGGCTAGCGCGGTGAACTTCACGAGTTGGTTAACATGTGGTTTCCTGTTcggatattttcttttcagatACAAGACAGAGTGGTGGAAGCGCTACAATTACATATTGTCTGGTGGGTTGGATGCTGGAACTGCATTCATCACAATACTCCTTTTTCTTACATTGGGATCAAAGGGTATTGATTGGTGGGGAAATAATATTGATGGATGTCCATTGGCCTCCTGCCCTTCTGCTAGAGGAGTTGTTGTTGATGGCTGTCCAGTTTtctaatcttttatatttcttaatttagcataatttttctttcttaattcttcttttctagttctgtaaattaaactattctttttattctttggtTAAATAATATgcatagtttttttaaaaaaagaattagttGATTTATGATGTAATTATGATCCGTTTCATTTGCTGAAGTTCAACACCAAACTCctccaaaaaatataaagcCTTTATAACAGTACAAAATATGGAAAAGTAAAATCACTCCAATtttgactcttttttttctttttaaattaggaGAAATATTAGCATAAACAATTCtttgagattttttctttaaaattgaaaaaactgacaaactatttatgtattttatataaCTATCAACCATGACTTACCGATATACGATGGCCAAAACTCTTCCTATCTAGCCATCCTCTCTCACCAAACACTACGAAGAAGGATGAAGATGGTTGCCAACTTGCCAGTCGATTTGGGAAGGAAGAAGAGCAGAAGTTTCTTCACGAAGGAAAAGTTTTCGGAAAGATTTGAATATCAAACCGTTCCTCACGATACACTTTCCTCATATGCATCTCTCCAGTTTTCATATTTGGCACAATATTTAAGCTATTCTAGTTTAAAGCACTTTGGGTAGAATAGATCATTAATACAGGCCTGAACGCCAAGTATATGGGCCTATGAATAGAAGCCCATTATTCAGGCCCAACGTAGCCATATAAAATTCCCGTACGGCGGGTTTTACTTGAAATCTTAAGTTGGGTAGCACGGTTTGGTGTGCTACTTCGTGTGAAGATATCATGACTTGTGTAATTTCAGCTTCTCGATTCACACTCTCCATTTCCAAATCCATCAGCCTCTGCTCATGTCCAAGGTCTAGGGTTttcccatcttcttctctttctctccacTCTTCCATTCGGAAAACCCATCCATTTTGCTCCGCCTCCATGAGTCAATCTGTTGAAACTAATTCAGTTTCTACACCGGACGACGCCGGAGCAAAGGCGGAGGAGACACCCGCCGACGTTTTGATTCAGTACGTGGTGCTTCGGAGAGATCTGATTGATTCCTGGCCGCTTGGTAGCGTCGTAACTCAGGGATGCCATGCTTCTGTCTCTGCCATTTGGTTGAATAAAGATGATCCCCACACTTCCGACTACTGTAATCCACATAATATCGATTCTATGCATAAGGTTAGTCGAATTCTTAATCTCTTAATTTCAACTTCATTactaaattatctttttcGAGTAGTGTGGTATGCATCTATAGACTTGatcattttctattgataCGCTGCAAATTGGCTTTGTTGTTGCTAACGTTTATGGATGAGACGTTATGAGCAATTTGGAACTTTTGAGTTGTGGTTCTGGTCGTTGCCTTCTTTATTTAGTTTGGAACGAATGTTATATGTATCTGTCAAGCATTTTAGAAGAACAATTGTTCGTTGGAAGATATGTGTTGTACTTGCTCGTATTGGGCTGAATGCTTTGGTTTTTCCTCCTAATCTCCATATGGTTGTATCTCCCTTGCATCTCCACCACCCGTACTCATAGTTCAAGCAGAGATCATTACCTGCTTATCTCTActtgtacattttattttttaaattacagaTCTTCCACATTCTACAGATTCCTGAAGCTGTTCTGGACTTTTTGATCAGTCTTGACTTTATTTCACTTTATGTAGGTTACTCTTGAAGTGAAAGGAGAAACTCAAATGGTTAACTTATCAGAGAAACTCAAAGCGAACTCAATCGTTCATAAACTATGGATAGAACAACCAGAAAACATTCCAACATGTCTTGCTACAAAACCCTACCCCAAATCTGTGGTATcgccattttttaaaaagctaaAACTCTGTAAGTGAAGTGATGGAATATTGAATTGCAATGAATTGATGAGTAATTCTGCCTTTACAACGTTCCACCCCCACCCAAAAAAGAATCTCTCTTGAACTCAACTTTAAAAGGGTTGCTAACTCTTACGTTCCTCTTCTAGTTCATATTAAAATACGCATGATCATACTTTTATGAAGACACCTAGAATTACAAACGATTTCTGCAGAGAAAGAGATCGTGGGGCAAAGACAAAGTAGCTTATAATCATAAAAGAGATACGTGGGAGAAGAAAGGCAAAAAATTTCAGGTAATCAAGGTACGTATATGAATATCTCTATTTCTTATACAGtatatattttacacaaaCACTGATCAAATTAACCaaacaaagataaaattagGTCAACCCTCCTCTCTAAACTTCACAGATCATGGGAAAAGTAACAACAACTGTATAAGGTAACAGTGTTTTTATCTACTGCATAACAAGTTGTCTAGTGCACATAGTGCAATAGAACTTGCGTTTGGTTTTCCAGTAAAGAGGAACGAAACAGAACCTCCATTGGCTTTCAACGTCAGTGGCTTGGATCATACCTCCACAGAAGGGGCATACCCCTGGAGCTGGTTGCCTAGACAAAACCCTTTGATCCTCATCGCACACAAACACCAAAcacatcttcttcttcaccttcttTAGGTTCTTGCTTTTCTTCTTAAGTCCTCTGGCTGAGGGATTCTTTTTGCTATTCGTTGGTCTGTTTTGTTATGGGTTTGAATGAAAAGTCTGGTTTTGGGAAAGTTGTGCACTTGGAAGATTTTATAGGGAAAGATAAGGAAGTTTCATGGAATTTGTGGCTAAACCGCGTATCTAGAAGATTCTGACCCACTCCCGAAACTAtgagaagaaaagtattggatCCTTATGAAAATTTCAGCCTCTTCTtgacattaatatttttgacttttgactttgaccAATCCTCTTGGCTTCTTTGTCAATTCTCAATCGAATTTATCgttctaaatttctaatcCTTCCCACTTGGTTTTAGAGTATTTAATTTGGGATATTTGGTAGTCATGAGAATAATCTTAGTTAGTGTGAGTGCGTTGGTTGCTGTTCAGAATTTGGTGaggttttaaatattattttggttcttcTTATCGgctttgattttattttggtatttgtttctttaagaTGTTTGTTACGGTCTCATCctcttacttttatttatttttaaaatttgataattttgttatggGTTCCTAAACATAACCCTTTAATACATGTTTATAGCCCAGTCTAATGGGTTGAACCTATATTTTCAAGATGGTTGAGTTGTCAATTAAAATAGCCtatcttaatttttcaacCCAATCCGTAAAATATGGGTTAGATTGGATTGTCGAGtagtattttatttcatttctaatttaaCGATTTGCTAACTTTCCAACTTTTCATACAAACTTTAACTCACTACACCATTGTTTAACAAAATACTCCTAACTTCActtctattaaataaataataaaatataatatatatatatatatatatatatattaattcggttgggttgggttgggttgaatcaaaattttcaattccaaaCCGAGATCCAATTTAACccagaaaaatcaaaattttcaattcaattcatatgATATGAATTGAATAGT
Coding sequences:
- the LOC101206986 gene encoding uncharacterized protein LOC101206986 → MCLVFVCDEDQRVLSRQPAPGVCPFCGGMIQATDVESQWRFCFVPLYWKTKRKFYCTMCTRQLVMQ
- the LOC101213987 gene encoding LOW QUALITY PROTEIN: oligopeptide transporter 6 (The sequence of the model RefSeq protein was modified relative to this genomic sequence to represent the inferred CDS: inserted 2 bases in 1 codon; substituted 2 bases at 2 genomic stop codons) codes for the protein MSSSVVSEIQSAEPAEVTVDDACPIKQVDITVPKTDDPNLPVLTFRMWILGIAACVILSFVNQFFWYRSNPLSVSSIAAQIAVVPLGHLLAKTLPTQQFFKGTRFEFTMNPGPFNIKEHVLITIFANSGAGSVYATHILTAVKLLYKRQLTFVPALLIMFTTQVIXTFFXIVENIEMVVMIYLYYDVRNIICSLLLXILGFGWAGIFRKYLVEPGEMWWPSNLVQVSLFRALHDKEKRPKRSTTRTQFFLLAMICSFAYYVFPGYLVMMLTSFSWLCWFNSNSLLLHQVGSGMNGLGLGAFGIDWSTISSYLGSPLASPWFATANVAVGFVIVMYVMTPLSYWLNVYGAKRFPIYSSSLFMANGHEYNISSIVNSNFHLDRGVYSTTGPVNLSTFFALTYGLGFATLSATVMHVFLFNGRELLNQSMSAFGGKRKIDIHTKLMQAYKQVPTWWFIIILILNIALSVFACQYYNASLQLPWWGVLLACFIALFFTLPIGIINATTNQAPGLNIITEYIIGYAYPERPVANMCFKVYGYISMTQALTFVSDFKLGHYMKIPPRTMFMAQVVGTIIAVFVYIGTAWWLMGSIQDLCDTNLLPENSPWTCPMDRVFFDASVIWGLVGPRRIFGDLGEYGAVNWFFLGGAIAPLLVWIAHKMFPNKTWIRLIHMPVLLGATAMMPPASAVNFTSWLTCGFLFGYFLFRYKTEWWKRYNYILSGGLDAGTAFITILLFLTLGSKGIDWWGNNIDGCPLASCPSARGVVVDGCPVF
- the LOC101206751 gene encoding putative peptidyl-tRNA hydrolase PTRHD1 isoform X1, which codes for MTCVISASRFTLSISKSISLCSCPRSRVFPSSSLSLHSSIRKTHPFCSASMSQSVETNSVSTPDDAGAKAEETPADVLIQYVVLRRDLIDSWPLGSVVTQGCHASVSAIWLNKDDPHTSDYCNPHNIDSMHKVTLEVKGETQMVNLSEKLKANSIVHKLWIEQPENIPTCLATKPYPKSVVSPFFKKLKLFHIKIRMIILL
- the LOC101206751 gene encoding putative peptidyl-tRNA hydrolase PTRHD1 isoform X2 gives rise to the protein MTCVISASRFTLSISKSISLCSCPRSRVFPSSSLSLHSSIRKTHPFCSASMSQSVETNSVSTPDDAGAKAEETPADVLIQYVVLRRDLIDSWPLGSVVTQGCHASVSAIWLNKDDPHTSDYCNPHNIDSMHKVTLEVKGETQMVNLSEKLKANSIVHKLWIEQPENIPTCLATKPYPKSVVSPFFKKLKL